A genomic window from Fusarium falciforme chromosome 2, complete sequence includes:
- a CDS encoding Zn(2)-C6 fungal-type domain-containing protein: MSPSSAISPSFRATPSFNLRAPVFSNIENSASLNEQPTSPDVADDASQGSGKRRRLTTSDFTRRKRAVTACQFCRMRKTKCDNVRPKCGYCVRQRAKCVYGDTDEVEADGEDAAVSNRQLMEQLVEIKEMLQRNEGTSHGHSDTDPSLAAATSPQAQAATSPWARFSANTPRPNESKPPGFPFEALRCESLLRWPALRSVVPGDAQDIDSFPLSSGYTESTLQNGGGGQGINESAFVPLCRKFLSQVHPRNPVLDGHELMRHARSAEEDGLKWDSSSCLVLLACALASYTDMWRRPNEYPIPPTPEQLGSFADSQERAKAEPYYAAAQKRMGLLGNTIQDIQCYFFATIFEKFALRPLRAWCYIQQACSRLETRLLQRGERPRTAFRDTSPEDYHLEQRLFWSCFRAESELVFELGLRPSSLENFSYPQPFPTPPEGLLSDFSPATDGSSVGPDEEQRQVDERGWCYYLSEISIRRTVDETLNLLYRHGEGYWMKNPAHLVRQYHECEQQIALWKYHLPSVVQFDDDVLPDEEFAAALQGRASLWREYTLRPILFYVLHHNPEEPIHPEAEALAAKEIRICATMVHRMAFHRRHGGTWLIARKSFMAACIVIAAAANSHKVSPPEKWHTLIGIAIQSLERWAGEASDLQRMADILVYMYRETCSQRGELDMMALE, from the exons ATGTCGCCTTCTTCAGCAATCAGTCCGTCTTTCCGCGCGACGCCCTCGTTCAATCTCCGAGCTCCGGTCTTCTCCAACATTGAGAATTCCGCCAGTCTCAATGAGCAGCCTACGAGTCCAGATGTCGCCGATGATGCGTCTCAAGGGTCCGGGAAGCGGAGGAGACTTACCACGAGTGACTTTACCAGAAGGAAACGCGCTGTGACGGCTTGTCAGTTTTGTCGGATGCGCAAGACAAAGTGCGATAATGTTCGTCCGAAATGCGGGTACTGCGTGCGACAGAGAGCCAAGTGCGTTTATGGAGATACGGATGAGGTTGAAGCTGATGGAGAGGATGCTGCGGTTTCTAATCGCCAGTTGATGGAACAACTGGTGGAAATCAAGGAGATGCTTCAGAGGAATGAGGGCACCAGTCACGGACACTCGGATACTGACCCTTCGTTGGCGGCTGCGACATCACCGCAGGCCCAGGCGGCAACAAGTCCTTGGGCAAGATTCTCTGCCAACACACCACGACCGAACGAGAGCAAGCCTCCGGGATTCCCATTTGAGGCTCTCCGTTGCGAATCTCTCCTACGATGGCCAGCCCTTAGGAGCGTTGTACCAGGTGACGCCCAGGATATCGACTCATTCCCCCTCAGCTCGGGGTACACCGAGAGCACTCTGCAAAATGGAGGTGGAGGCCAGGGCATAAATGAATCAGCCTTTGTTCCCTTGTGCCGCAAGTTCCTTTCTCAGGTTCATCCAAGGAATCCTGTGCTAGATGGGCATGAGCTCATGCGACACGCTCGCTCGGCAGAGGAAGATGGGCTGAAATGGGAttcttcatcatgtcttGTG CTGCTCGCGTGCGCATTGGCTTCATATACCGACATGTGGAGGAGACCAAACGAATATCCCATCCCTCCAACCCCAGAACAACTCGGCAGTTTTGCCGACTCTCAAGAAAGAGCAAAAGCAGAACCGTACTATGCGGCTGCCCAGAAGAGAATGGGACTTCTTGGGAATACTATTCAGGACATTCAATGCTACTTCTTTGCTACGATCTTTGAGAAGTTTGCTCTTCGACCATTAAGAGCCTGGTGCTATATCCAGCAGGCTTGCTCGCGGTTGGAAACCCGACTGCTGCAGCGTGGTGAACGACCACGGACGGCCTTTAGGGATACAAGCCCTGAGGACTATCACCTCGAGCAGAGACTCTTCTGGTCTTGCTTTCGGGCTGAAAG CGAACTGGTTTTCGAATTGGGACTACGACCAAGTTCCCTAGAGAACTTCTCATATCCACAGCCTTTCCCGACACCCCCAGAAGGCCTTTTGTCTGATTTCAGCCCAGCCACAGACGGATCGTCAGTTGGTCCAGACGAAGAACAACGACAAGTCGATGAGAGAGGATGGTGCTACTACTTATCAGAGATTTCCATTCGTCGTACCGTTGATGAGACGCTCAATCTCTTGTACAGACACGGCGAGGGTTACTGGATGAAGAATCCTGCTCACTTAGTTCGCCAATACCACGAGTGCGAGCAGCAAATAGCTCTGTG GAAATATCATCTTCCTTCTGTCGTCCAGTTCGACGATGATGTACTCCCAGATGAAGAATTCGCCGCGGCCCTCCAAGGCCGCGCATCTCTCTGGCGAGAATACACCCTCCGCCCAATCCTCTTCTACGTCCTACACCACAATCCAGAAGAACCCATCCACCCCGAAGCCGAAGCCCTAGCCGCAAAAGAAATCCGAATCTGCGCCACCATGGTGCACCGCATGGCCTTTCATCGACGACACGGCGGGACATGGCTCATAGCTCGCAAATCCTTCATGGCTGCCTGCATTGTTATCGCTGCTGCGGCGAATTCGCATAAGGTATCTCCTCCTGAGAAGTGGCATACTCTTATTGGGATTGCGATTCAGTCGCTCGAGCGGTGGGCGGGTGAGGCGTCCGATCTACAACGGATGGCGGACATTTTGGTTTACATGTACCGGGAAACGTGCAGTCAAAGAGGCGAGCTTGATATGATGGCTTTAGAGTAA
- a CDS encoding SGNH-hydro domain-containing protein, translated as MKLIHSFSSLWGIFLHLLLLNTTTLVYSHPHDAFHHRAKANDSFGGLDGLEPPVLEKRAQPDLRVMALGASIVFGVGSSDGNGFRKLLRDQLRFSGYKVDMVGTKNGGTMKDNDVEATSGFIVKQIHDASKLSYKYKPNLVVINAGTNDIVGGIDPAGQPQRLKSMLLDLWSNISPETVIIVSTILPVDKPAAEAFRGGVNNGYRDVVSDLYKEGKPIYLADLDGFMTLSDLGDGTHPTDFGFRKMAGAFWSASQKAEKENKFKDPLPADTSNDGGKTCRKSPGDGVNAGSLTQRGSGYDDGTYEHDSQEMGALLTITSDWDRDQWFFARIFRSDRDDLLGWVENSAGNVVYAVRRNDGGGKFTKIATDLNVNDSCRPKGVVFIDLNGDGLDDFACIGPNGAVYASINQGNGGGDKPPSFVYKGLWRAADSRFPQAKVRLADIDGDGRAEFCGLSDNGDVYVWRNGWINDMPEYWQALGKRFNGKGMGNLDGTRFEDLNGDGRDDWIWVGDKGEAHTWTNSRSCGVGKEGDGLKVAWRPGYYKGKASGPTHAGGFASGIRNRIHFARIYGEPQDFGLLGKLDYVHMEHTKGSNGKHTFRMCVWKNKGYGATKPKADGNKYCDMTGNGRDDYVWVLSKGEMDFYPNGGKNFITGQESYWGPMQKAFFKPDRDLDRRDLHLTDWDGDGSATLSGLTRITKIYLANPAPELYCPEKRGIGFHDIPVQFADVSGSGRSDYLCIEKNGRISLKENSRRE; from the exons ATGAAGTTAATACACTCCTTTAGTTCCCTCTGGGGAATATTCTTGCATCTTCTGCTACTCAACACTACCACACTCGTTTACAGTCATCCTCACGATGCCTTCCATCATCGGGCTAAAGCTAACGATTCTTTCGGGGgtctcgatggcctcgaaCCACCTGTACTTGAAAAGCGTGCCCAGCCTGATCTTAGGGTAATGGCTCTTGGAGCATCCATCGTCTTTGGTGTGGGATCAAGCGATGGAAATGG CTTCCGCAAGCTCCTGAGAGATCAGCTGCGTTTTTCTGGCTATAAAGTTGACATGGTCGGCACAAAGAACGGTGGGACCATGAAAGACAAC GACGTGGAAGCAACTTCTGGCTTCATTGTGAAGCAGATTCACGATGCTTCTAAGCTTTCGTACAAGTACAAACCAAACCTAGTCGTCATCAATGCTGGCACAAACGACATTGTTGGAGGCATTGACCCGGCTGGCCAGCCCCAAAGACTCAAATCGATGCTGCTCGACCTCTGGTCGAACATCTCGCCCGAGACTGTCATCATTGTCTCGACTATTCTTCCCGTCGACAAACCCGCGGCCGAAGCCTTCCGCGGCGGTGTCAACAACGGATATCGTGATGTCGTCTCGGATCTGTacaaggagggcaagccCATCTATCTGGCGGATCTGGATGGTTTCATGACGCTCTCGGACCTGGGTGACGGCACGCATCCTACAGACTTCGGTTTCAGGAAAATGGCGGGCGCATTCTGGTCGGCTAGCCAGAAAGCCGAAAAGGAAAACAAGTTCAAGGATCCCCTACCCGCAGATACCTCCAACGACGGCGGCAAAACCTGTCGCAAGAGTCCTGGTGATGGCGTCAACGCCGGTTCCCTGACCCAGAGGGGCAGTGGCTACGACGACGGCACTTATGAGCACGACAGTCAAGAAATGGGCGCGCTCTTGACCATCACCAGCGACTGGGATCGGGACCAGTGGTTCTTTGCCCGCATCTTCCGCTCCGACCGTGACGATCTTCTTGGCTGGGTCGAAAACTCTGCGGGTAATGTTGTTTACGCCGTGCGGAGGAATGATGGGGGTGGGAAGTTCACCAAAATTGCTACCGACTTGAATGTCAACGACAGTTGCAGGCCGAAAGGAGTTGTTTTTATCGACCTGAATGGCGATGGACTTGACGACTTTGCATGCATTGGTCCTAACGGTGCCGTCTATGCCAGTATCAACCAAGGTAACGGAGGCGGCGACAAGCCTCCATCCTTTGTCTACAAGGGCCTTTGGAGAGCTGCTGACTCGAGGTTTCCTCAAGCCAAGGTTCGTCTGGCAGATATTGACGGTGATGGTCGAGCTGAATTCTGTGGTCTTTCTGACAACGGAGACGTCTACGTTTGGCGTAACGGATGGATCAACGACATGCCCGAATACTGGCAAGCTCTTGGAAAGAGGTTCAATGGTAAGGGTATGGGTAACCTGGATGGTACTCGCTTCGAAGACCTTAACGGTGACGGGCGTGACGACTGGATCTGGGTTGGTGACAAGGGAGAGGCGCACACCTGGACCAACTCTCGAAGTTGTGGCGTGGGAAAAGAAGGCGACGGTCTCAAAGTAGCCTGGCGTCCGGGCTActacaagggcaaggcaTCGGGTCCTACTCACGCAGGTGGCTTTGCCAGCGGGATCCGGAACAGGATACATTTCGCCCGCATCTACGGCGAGCCCCAGGActttggccttcttgggaAGCTGGACTATGTGCACATGGAGCATACCAAGGGCAGCAACGGGAAGCACACATTCAGGATGTGCGTCTGGAAAAACAAGGGATACGGAGCCACCAAACCCAAGGCCGACGGCAACAAATACTGCGACATGACTGGCAACGGGCGAGACGACTATGTCTGGGTCCTGTCCAAGGGAGAGATGGACTTTTACCCCAATGGCGGCAAGAACTTCATCACCGGCCAGGAGAGCTACTGGGGGCCTATGCAAAAGGCCTTCTTTAAGCCAGACCGCGACCTCGATCGAAGAGACCTCCATCTCACAGACTGGGACGGGGACGGCAGTGCGACATTGTCTGGGTTGACCCGAATAACCAAAATC TACCTCGCTAATCCTGCGCCTGAGCTGTACTGCCCTGAGAAGAGAGGCATCGGATTCCACGATATCCCCGTTCAGTTTGCTGATGTCTCGGGCAGTGGCCGCAGCGACTATCTGTGCATCGAGAAGAACGGCAGGATCTCTTTGA AGGAAAATAGCCGCCGCGAGTAG